In Listeria cossartiae subsp. cossartiae, the genomic window AAAGGACATACGCTAATTCCTGGTGATATAATAGCTACGGGAACTCCTAGTGGTGTAGGGAAAGGCATGAACCCACCAACTTTTTTACAAGAGGGGGACCTTATCGAAATTACTATCGATAAAATTGGAACATTAACTAATCAAGTAAGAAAATCTTAAAAAGGAAGAAGGAAGTATTATGTGGGGTTATATTCATTTAATTTCTTGGGTAGCCATTGTTGTATTAACAGTTACAGCTTTACTCATTTATTCCAAATCTGCAAAAAGTTTTACGATATTGCAAATGATTAATCGCGTTTTTTACATTCTCGTTATCCTAAGTGGAATTATGATGGTGCAGTACAGCGTGGAACAAAGCTGGATTCTAGCGATATTTAAAATTCTAATGGGGATTATTGTGATTGGCGTTGTAGAGATGCTGCTTAGTTATCGAAAACAACAAAAACCAACGGGCATGTTTTTAATGATTTTTGTTATTGTGGTAGTGATTACGGTATCACTAGGCTTCTATTTGTCAGGCGGATACCCATTATTTAACTAAAAATCAAAAAAATAATGAAAAAGACTTCTCTTTTCTCTGGAAAGTTGGTATGTTATGTTAGGGCCAAAAAAGGAGAGAAGAAAATGAGTTCAAAAATAGTATATAGAGAATATGCTAAAAAAACCGCCATTGCGATTATAGCAGCACTTTTAAACGCAATAGGCATGAACTTCTTTTTAATACCAGCACAAGTTTACGCTGCTGGATTAAATGGGGTTGCACAACTAGGTTCAGACATGTTACGTGATTCAATGAATATTTCTATTTCGACAGGGCTGCTTGTTCTGTTATTAAATATTCCAGTGGCAATTTTAGGCTGGTTAAAAGTAGGGAAATCCTTTACTGTTTTCAGCTTTTTAACAGTTGCTTTTATGTCATTTTTCTTGATTGTTATTCCAGAAGTGCAAGTGTCCAACGATATTTTGCTTAATGCGATTTTTGGGGCCTTAATTGCTTCTGTAGGTATTGGTTTGGCTTTGAAATTTGGTATTTCTACTGGCGGACTTGATATCGTAGCAATGTACATAACAATTAAGACGGGGCGCTCTTTTGGAAAGTATTTCTTGCTTCTAAATGGTGTTATTATAATTGTCGCAGGGTTCGCCTATGATTGGACATTCGCGCTCTATACGCTGATTTCTTTGTATGTTCAAAGTAGAGTGATTGATATTATTCATACGAGACATCAGAAATTAACAGTGATGATTATGACGCAACACTCCGAGACTGTTATTAAAGCAATTCATGAAAACATGGTGCGGGGTATTACAGTTGTAGATGCGATGGGTGGCTACTCAAAAGAAGATGTAGCAATGCTAATTATGGTAATTACTCGTTATGAATTATATGATATTACGCACATTGTCGGAGAATTTGACCCTAAAGCCTTTATTAATGTCATGGAGACCTCTAGCGTGTTCGGGGATTTCCGTTCTGAGGCAGACCAAAAATTGGCAATGGCAATGTATAAAAATAAAATGATGTAAAAAAGCTGCAAGGTATGGCTCTTGAACCAAAAATTAGAATTCCTAACTTTTGTAAGACCATACTTGCAGCTTTTTATTATAAGTTTAAATTTTCTTCTAAATATAGAGCGATGCCATCATCTTGGTTGGAGGCGGTTACCACATTCGCTACGTTTTTTACGGATTCAGCAGCATTGCCCATTGCAACACCAACGCCTGCATAATCTAGCATTTGTAAATCATTTGTCTCGTCGCCGAATGCAATGATATCTTTACGATCAAAGCCTAGTGTTTTGGCAGCAGCTTGAACGCCGATTGCTTTGTGGATCCCATATTTAATAATTTCCACTGCAGGCCAAGCAGATGCTCCCCATGTATGGTGGGAAATAACGCCAGAAAGTGATTCATCTAAATGTTTGCTGATTAAATCTAGTTGATCCATTTTCCCGAAAAATAATAAGGAAGTAGCATCGGATTGAATAGCATCACGGATATTTCCAAATACGATATTTTCCGTACCTAAATGGAATGTTTCAGGGACACTGTTGTTGTGTTCTTTCAAAAAGACATTGTCCTGTACTTCAGCCGCGATATTATCTAATGCAAAGTCGTTGGAGAAATCAAGTAACTCGTGAACAACATGTAAATCAATGGCATGATGGTATCCTTCAGCGAATGTAGTAAGTCTAGGATGATGATAAACAGCGCCGTTGAAATTAACAATCGGTGTGGTTAATCCAAGTTCGTGGTAGTAAGAACCGCTAATTCGGTATGGGCGGCCTGTTGCGATCATAACTTCATGACCAGCCATGCGTGCTTTTTCTAAAGTATTTTTTGTATGCGAGGAGATAGTTAAATCATCTCTAAGTGTTGTGCCGTCAAGGTCTAGTACGATTAATTTTTTAGACATAGTTTGCTCCTTTAATTCATATGGTTGGTTCAAAACTGCCCCTTCATGCTAAAATAAGGGCACACATTAATGATAGACGTTAATCACAAATTTGTAAATGATTCCGACCTTTACAATAGCTTAATAAACCTTATAGAAATGAGGCTTCATAATGATTCAAGTAGAAAATGAACAAATTGCGGGAATACCAGTTTTACATATTAGCAATAGCGAAAATGCAGATAAAATGTTACCAACAATCATCTTTTATCATGGTTTTACTTCTCAAAAAGAACTGTATTTACATTATGGATATTTGCTTGCACAGCGAGGTTTTCGTGTGGTTTTACCAGATGCGAAGTTGCACGGGGAGCGCCTTCAAGGAGCGAATCCAGAAGATCAAGCGACGTTCTTTTGGGATGTGATAGAAACGAATATCAAGGAATTCCCATTAATTATAGATGAACTAATTAAAGCTGGGAAAACAGACCCGAATCGTATTGGTGTTGGTGGAGTTTCGATGGGAGCTATCACATCGCTTGGGCTTCTTGGGCAACATGAAGATATTAAAGTGGCAGTTAGCTTAATGGGAAGCGCGTATTACGTTGATTTTGCTAAGGAGCTATCTAAATATGCACTAGCACAAGGACTAACATTCCCTTATGACGTTGATGAGCGAATTTTATCCTTGCAAAAATACGACTTAACTCAAAATATTACTAAAATAAACAACCGTCCATTGCTACTTTGGCACGGTAAAAAAGATGATGTTGTACCGTTTGCTTATAGTGAAAAATTATATCAAACGCTTGTGGAAGATAGCTTGGCGGATAATGTGCAATTTATCATTGACGATAATGCGAAACACAAAGTTTCCGTCGAAGGAATGCTGCAAGGAGTTAGTTTTTTTGAGAAATTCTTATAATGAAAATCATTCTCATATATGATACAATAAATGTACAAAATTGCAAAAAGGAGGCATATGCTTCATGGATGAGCAACTGAAAGAAAACCTAATGGGCGCACTAGAACAAGTTATCGATCCAGAACTTGGTATTGATATTGTGAACATTGGGCTTGTATATGATGTTGAGTTAGATGATGACGGGCTTTGCACAGTATCAATGACGCTTACAACAATGGGATGTCCGCTTGCTGGTATTTTGACTGAGCAAGTACAAATGGCGTTAAGTGATATTCCAGAAGTGAAGGATACAAATGTAAACCTTGTTTGGAATCCACCTTGGACTAAAGATCGTATGTCACGCTATGCAAAAATAGCGCTCGGGATACGCTAATTAAATAAAAATGAGCAGGTAGAACGTATTTCGCGTTGTACCTGTTATTTTTATAGAAATGAGTAGAGGAATAGAACGATGAATTATGAAATGATAAGTAACTACAAAGAGAATAAATTATATCGCGATAGTTTTAATAGACTTGCTGAAAGTACTTTTGATATTAATTTTGAAGAATGGTTTAATCAAGGTTTTTGGAATGATAAATACGTTTGTTATTCTTATATCGATAATGAGGAAGTCATCGCGAATGTTTCCATTAATAAAATGAGCTTAATTTATCAAGGCAAGGATTATAGCGCTCTCCAAATTGGCACCGTTATGACGCACCCTAATTACCGTGGTCAGGGACTTGCTAAGGAATTATTAGAACATGTAATAGCCAAATATGAAGCCCAATATGACTTCCTATATCTATTTGCCAATGATTCTGTATTAGATTTCTATCCGAAATTTGGTTTTGAGCGTGTCGAGGAAAGTAGTTTTACTGTCGATGTAAGCAGTTTGAAACGAAAGTCTGCTAATATAAAAAAACTGAATCCCGATAATAATACCGATTTTCAGCTAATAAGTCGTATTGTATCTGAAAAAACTCCACTTTCTAACATACTGGATGTCAAAGAAAGTGAAGATTTACTGATGTTTTATGTATTAATCGCATTAAAAAACGAGCTTTACTATATTGAAGAAATAGATACGATTGTTCTGATGGAACAGGAAGATGCTGATTTATATGTACTCGACATTCTTAGTACGAAAAAACTTGATGTGGTGGAAGTTTTAAGTTATCTGCCGACTAAAAAAATCGAAACAATTCATCTTCTATTTACGCCAGAAAAGAGCAAATACATTGATGCGGCACATATCATTGAAACGGAAGATATGTTGTTTGTGCGGCCGAATATACTTACAAGTGAGCCTTATTTCTTATTTCCAGCGACCTCTCACGCTTGATTTTCAAGTTTTGTCAGACGCTCTTCTAAACGCTGTTGATGTTTATACTGTTCAATGATCCTTTTAGCGAGTTGTAATTCTGCTTGTGCAGTCATTAAGTGGTCTTGCCCGTGAATTAATAAAAATGACGGGTGAGCTACTGTTTCTGAGTCGCGAATAGATACTAATTTTGTTTGCCAAATATGGCCTTCTTGAAATTGATCTTGTGCGATTTGTAGATGTTCATCCGCTTTGTCGAACTGATACTTTTCTGCATAATCAATTGCTTTATATGCTTCTTTACGTGTGTTTCCACCATGCAAAATAAGTTTTACAACAGCTTCTTCTACTTGAATTTCCATTTTTCCACCCCAACAGTTGATTGTTTTCTTTTATTGTAGCAAATGCCTGAACGATATGACAATAAATTAGCAATAAATCAGCCTATGGAATGATGCGTTTCATTTCGTGTGGCGTATAATAGACAATAGAAAAGGTGTGGAGGGATTCAAATGGAAGAACGTTTGTATGAACTAGAAGATAAAGTACAAGACCTAGAGCTTGAAGTGCATGATTTACGTGCTAGAATTCAACTGCTTGAAGATAAACCAGCTGCTCGTTCTAGTTTACTCGGTCATAATGTATGGGTCTTGATTCCATTAGTCGCTATTGTTTCTTGGATGATTGTAGAAATTTTCAGCTAAAAGGGACCCGCAAAGGTTTCTTTTTTGTGCATAATATCGTTGTTTCTATACGAAAAACAGCGATAATAGTAAGGTTTTTATATCTTTTCTTAGCTTCGTCACAAAAAATCTATATTTATTTACTTGCTTTTTTCAAGAACAATAGTAAAATAAGTTATAGGATAGAGTTTTACCTCGATGAAAGTTTCATTTTTACTAATGTGATTTTCATGGGGATAAGACCCTATCATGGTTATAATGACTTTTGGTGTATCCATCTTCCAATAGAATGGCAACTAGTCAGACATCTGTTTAGACACCAAAATCATTATTTGTTTTCATTCATCTCATTGGCCGTGTAGTTCATGTCTATGCCTCATCCCGTTATGCATAGGCGCCCGAACATGATGGCAACGCTGGAAATGTTTATTTCGAGCGTCTTTTTTTGTCTTCTTTTATAGGCGGAATAATTTAATAACAATCTGGTTATTGTTATACTGTAGAAGAGGATAGGAGGAGATTTATATGACTTTAAAAGGTAAAAAAGTTATTGCGCTTGTCAGTGAAGACTTTGAGGATTTAGAGCTTTGGTATCCGGTGCTTAGATTGCGTGAGGCAGGCGCTTCGGTACATCTAGTGGCAGAGGAAGCGAAAAAAGTTTATCACGGTAAGTACGGAGTCCCTGTTACTTCTGACTATGATTTTGATTCTGTTCGCGCAGAAGATTATGATGGAATTTTAGTTCCAGGTGGCTGGTCCCCGGATAAGTTGCGTCGTTTTGATAGCGTACTGAATTTGGTTCGTGCTTTTGATAAAGCGAAGAAGCCAATCGGACAAATTTGCCATGCTGGTTGGGTACTTGTTTCTGCCGGGATTTTAGAAGGTGTGAATGTGACAAGTACGCCAGGAATTAAAGATGATATGACGAATGCGGGAGCTATTTGGCATAATGAGCCGGTTGTAACAGACGGACACATTATTTCAAGTCGTCGCCCACCAGACCTACCAGAATATTTACCAGCGTTCATTTCCGCTTTAGAAGATTAAAAAAAGAAGCATTCCCAAAGTGGGGGATGCTTCTTTTTAGTTTAGAAGTAAAATGTAACGATAAAGCCGATAAAACTAGGGATTGCTGCGACTAAAAGCAGGATACTCCAGCGTAATTGGCTTTTTCGACTAGGATTTCCACTACGACCGCCAAAGGAAACGAATGCGGATAGAATAATGGATGCAAAGACAATAATGGTTGTAACAATGGAATATAATGTGGATACAGTGTAGTCAGGTATCAAAAAGCTTGCTAGAAAAACAGCAACAGCAAGTACGACACCGGCGAGCAGTGATTTTAAAAACACGACAAGTTCAACTCATTTCTAATTAGTTTCTCTCTTCTTTATAGCAAAAGACGTGGTTTTTGTCCAATAAAAAAGCGCCTACCGAGTTCGGCAGACGCTCGTTCGTTATTAATGTGGTAAAAATGCTACGAGAATGAAGAATAGTGCGGCGATTACAATTAGGAACCAGTTAAGTTCGCGCCATTTACCAGTGAATACTTTTAGTACTGGATAAGAAATGAAACCGAACGCTAGGCCGATTGCAATGCTTGAAGTTAGTGGCATAGCTAGAATAACTAAGAAAGCAGGGAATGCTTCATCTAGCGTATCCCAGTCAATTTCTTTAACAGCACCAATCATCATGCTACCAACAATGATAAGAGCTGGTGCAGTGATAGCGGAAATTCCGGATACAGCACCAACAAGTGGAGCGAAGAATGCGGAAATCATGAATAAAATTGCTACTGTAAGTGTTGTTAGACCAGTACGTCCGCCTGTTGCAACACCTGCAGATGACTCGATGTAAGCACTTGTAGGTGTTGTACCGAACATCGAACCAACACTTGTTGCAACTGCATCTGCCATTAATGCTTGCTTAGCGTTTGGTAATGATTCGCCTTTCATTAAGCCAGCTTTTTTCGCAACACCGATCATTGTTCCGGTAGTATCAAAAATCGTTATGAGTAGGAAGGACAAGACGACGGCGTAAAGCCCGTAACTCATTACATCACCAAAAGCATTAAGTGGATTAGTAAAAACGAATTCTGGCATTGGCGGAAGTTTAACAATACCTTCTGTAAATTTAAGTTCACCAGTGATAAATGCGATAATACCTGTTGCGATCATCCCGATGAATAAAGCTCCTTTTACGTTTAAAGCAAGTAGGATTAAAGTAATTAAAAGCCCAACAATAGCTAAAATGGCTTCTTTGGAATGTAAATCACCTAAACCGACTAAGTTTGAGTCATTTGAAACGATAATGCCTGTCATACGGAAACCGAGGAAAGCGATAAATAAACCAATACCAGCTGTGATCCCGGCTTTTAAATTATGTGGAATAGCTTCGATGATTTTTTCACGAAGCGGTGTTAAAGATAGTAATAAGAAAATAATACCTGCTACAAAGACCGCAGCGAATGCGACCGAATAATCTAGTTTTTGAGTTGTAACTACTGTGACGAAGTAAGCGT contains:
- a CDS encoding type 1 glutamine amidotransferase domain-containing protein yields the protein MTLKGKKVIALVSEDFEDLELWYPVLRLREAGASVHLVAEEAKKVYHGKYGVPVTSDYDFDSVRAEDYDGILVPGGWSPDKLRRFDSVLNLVRAFDKAKKPIGQICHAGWVLVSAGILEGVNVTSTPGIKDDMTNAGAIWHNEPVVTDGHIISSRRPPDLPEYLPAFISALED
- a CDS encoding metal-sulfur cluster assembly factor, which gives rise to MDEQLKENLMGALEQVIDPELGIDIVNIGLVYDVELDDDGLCTVSMTLTTMGCPLAGILTEQVQMALSDIPEVKDTNVNLVWNPPWTKDRMSRYAKIALGIR
- a CDS encoding Cof-type HAD-IIB family hydrolase; this translates as MNQPYELKEQTMSKKLIVLDLDGTTLRDDLTISSHTKNTLEKARMAGHEVMIATGRPYRISGSYYHELGLTTPIVNFNGAVYHHPRLTTFAEGYHHAIDLHVVHELLDFSNDFALDNIAAEVQDNVFLKEHNNSVPETFHLGTENIVFGNIRDAIQSDATSLLFFGKMDQLDLISKHLDESLSGVISHHTWGASAWPAVEIIKYGIHKAIGVQAAAKTLGFDRKDIIAFGDETNDLQMLDYAGVGVAMGNAAESVKNVANVVTASNQDDGIALYLEENLNL
- the yjfP gene encoding esterase encodes the protein MIQVENEQIAGIPVLHISNSENADKMLPTIIFYHGFTSQKELYLHYGYLLAQRGFRVVLPDAKLHGERLQGANPEDQATFFWDVIETNIKEFPLIIDELIKAGKTDPNRIGVGGVSMGAITSLGLLGQHEDIKVAVSLMGSAYYVDFAKELSKYALAQGLTFPYDVDERILSLQKYDLTQNITKINNRPLLLWHGKKDDVVPFAYSEKLYQTLVEDSLADNVQFIIDDNAKHKVSVEGMLQGVSFFEKFL
- a CDS encoding PTS lactose/cellobiose transporter subunit IIA translates to MEIQVEEAVVKLILHGGNTRKEAYKAIDYAEKYQFDKADEHLQIAQDQFQEGHIWQTKLVSIRDSETVAHPSFLLIHGQDHLMTAQAELQLAKRIIEQYKHQQRLEERLTKLENQA
- a CDS encoding NCS2 family permease produces the protein MFQLKANGTDVKTEVISGFTTFLTMVYIVVVNPAILSAAGVPFNTVFMATIISAVIGTLWMAIFANYPIAIAPGLGMNAYFVTVVTTQKLDYSVAFAAVFVAGIIFLLLSLTPLREKIIEAIPHNLKAGITAGIGLFIAFLGFRMTGIIVSNDSNLVGLGDLHSKEAILAIVGLLITLILLALNVKGALFIGMIATGIIAFITGELKFTEGIVKLPPMPEFVFTNPLNAFGDVMSYGLYAVVLSFLLITIFDTTGTMIGVAKKAGLMKGESLPNAKQALMADAVATSVGSMFGTTPTSAYIESSAGVATGGRTGLTTLTVAILFMISAFFAPLVGAVSGISAITAPALIIVGSMMIGAVKEIDWDTLDEAFPAFLVILAMPLTSSIAIGLAFGFISYPVLKVFTGKWRELNWFLIVIAALFFILVAFLPH
- a CDS encoding YisL family protein, whose translation is MWGYIHLISWVAIVVLTVTALLIYSKSAKSFTILQMINRVFYILVILSGIMMVQYSVEQSWILAIFKILMGIIVIGVVEMLLSYRKQQKPTGMFLMIFVIVVVITVSLGFYLSGGYPLFN
- a CDS encoding GNAT family N-acetyltransferase, with amino-acid sequence MNYEMISNYKENKLYRDSFNRLAESTFDINFEEWFNQGFWNDKYVCYSYIDNEEVIANVSINKMSLIYQGKDYSALQIGTVMTHPNYRGQGLAKELLEHVIAKYEAQYDFLYLFANDSVLDFYPKFGFERVEESSFTVDVSSLKRKSANIKKLNPDNNTDFQLISRIVSEKTPLSNILDVKESEDLLMFYVLIALKNELYYIEEIDTIVLMEQEDADLYVLDILSTKKLDVVEVLSYLPTKKIETIHLLFTPEKSKYIDAAHIIETEDMLFVRPNILTSEPYFLFPATSHA
- a CDS encoding YitT family protein produces the protein MSSKIVYREYAKKTAIAIIAALLNAIGMNFFLIPAQVYAAGLNGVAQLGSDMLRDSMNISISTGLLVLLLNIPVAILGWLKVGKSFTVFSFLTVAFMSFFLIVIPEVQVSNDILLNAIFGALIASVGIGLALKFGISTGGLDIVAMYITIKTGRSFGKYFLLLNGVIIIVAGFAYDWTFALYTLISLYVQSRVIDIIHTRHQKLTVMIMTQHSETVIKAIHENMVRGITVVDAMGGYSKEDVAMLIMVITRYELYDITHIVGEFDPKAFINVMETSSVFGDFRSEADQKLAMAMYKNKMM